A portion of the Pleuronectes platessa chromosome 15, fPlePla1.1, whole genome shotgun sequence genome contains these proteins:
- the castor2 gene encoding cytosolic arginine sensor for mTORC1 subunit 2 has translation MELHILEHSLKVASIEKEGIQVCTHALIKLAFLASRTRCKFFSLTETPEDYTIIVDEEGFKELPQSEHISVADATWLALNVVSGGGNASNSQPIGVTKIAKSVIAPLADHNISVFMLSTYQTDFILVRERDLPMVMHTLSSEFTLLRVVNGETVAAHNLGVSNGFVKPKLVPRPIIHPLSSPSNMFCVTSLDPDTLPSVATLLMDVMFYSGGPKEPGASSEDSSHIRFFSFSLIEGYISLVMDEQTTQRFPNNVLFTSASGELWKMVRIGGQPLGFDECGIVAQISEPLATADIPAYYISTFKFDHALVPEENIQSVIGALRTESAAQ, from the exons ATGGAGCTGCACATTCTAGAGCACAGCCTGAAAGTGGCGAGCATAGAGAAGGAGGGGATCCAGGTCTGCACGCACGCGTTAATCAAACTCGCCTTCCTCGCCTCCAGGACACG ATGCAAGTTCTTCAGTTTGACGGAGACTCCGGAGGACTACACCATCATCGTGGACGAGGAAGGTTTTAAAG AACTGCCTCAGTCGGAGCACATCAGCGTGGCTGATGCCACGTGGTTGGCCCTCAATGTGGTGTCAGGGGGGGGCAACGCCTCCAACTCGCAACCCATCGGTGTCACCAAAATCGCCAAATCGGTCATCGCACCGCTGGCCGACCACAACATCTCTGTTTTCATGCTGTCGACGTATCAGACGGACTTTATTTTG GTTCGAGAGCGAGACCTGCCGATGGTCATGCACACGCTGTCTTCCGAGTTCACGTTGCTGCGGGTGGTCAACGGAGAGACTGTGGCCGCGCACAATCTGGGAGTCTCCAATGGATTTGTAAAACCTAAACTAG TTCCCCGTCCCATCATTCACCCTCTATCTAGTCCCAGCAACATGTTCTGTGTGACCAGCCTGGACCCCGACACTCTGCCCTCTGTAGCCACCCTGCTCATGGACGTCATGTTCTACTCTGGAGG GCCCAAAGAGCCCGGAGCCTCGAGCGAAGACTCCAGCCACATccgcttcttctccttctcgctGATCGAGGGCTACATCTCCCTGGTCATGGACGAGCAGACGACTCAAAG GTTTCCAAACAACGTGCTCTTCACCAGTGCTTCTGGTGAACTTTGGAAAATGGTTCGAATCGGGGGTCAACCTCTAGGCTTCG ACGAGTGCGGCATCGTGGCTCAGATATCAGAACCACTGGCAACAGCCGACATTCCAGCGTACTACATTAGCACCTTCAAGTTCGACCACGCCCTG gttcctgaaGAAAACATCCAAAGTGTGATCGGAGCTCTGCGCACAGAGAGCGCGGCGCAGTGA